The sequence below is a genomic window from Candidatus Eisenbacteria bacterium.
AGCTTGGCTCCCCAGCTTCCGGGGCTTGCGGCCTTCAGGGTGAGGTCCCCCACCTTGAAGCGCACCGTACCGTCGTCACCCTCCGCGCTCTGGAAGAGCCGGACAACGATCGCGAGGTTGCCGCCGTTGCGATAGAAGTCGTTGACCGCGTAGCTCAGCGGGTAATCAGGCGAGAGACTGCCGAAGCGGCGCTCAAAGTCCGAGAAGCTGGTGATCGTCACCGGCTCGTCCACGGGGCCTCGCGGAGCGCGGCCGAGGAAGGCGGTGATCGACGTGGCGACCCCCACGATGGTGCGTACTCCGCTGGGGATCTCCTCCACGTACACACCGGGGTAGGTCGGGGCGACTGGCATGAATCCGTCCTTTCTCGCGTGACCGGGCCATGCCTCGAGTCGACGCGCGCCACACACGAACCGGCGCTCCCGTGCGGCCTCCTGCGTCGCAGTCATTCGGAAGCGCCAACGCAGCCGCGTAGGGCAATCCGCGGGCCAGGTGGAGGCATGAGAGCGGTGATGTCATCGCAACGAGTTGGAGGCTTGGTTGCGACGGTGTGCGCGCGGGTGGGCCCGGAACGCCCCGGGTGGATTCGGCGCGGCTGGCCGATTTCCCCGACGGGGGCTGATTTCCTCGCTGGGCCGACATCGACCCAGGGTGGGTCGAAAACGACCCGCCTTCAGTCGCGCGTGATCCGCAGGCTGTACTTCTTCACCAGGCGACCGAAGGCGCGGCGGTCTTTCTGGGCTTCACGCGCGGCGCGAGTCACGTTGCCGGCGTTTCGCCGGAGCAGTTCTTCCACATAGGAACGCTCGAACGTCTCGATGGCCCGGGCTCGGGCTTCACGGAATGTGGCGCGCGGCGCTTTCACTTCCTCCGACGTCGCCATCAAGAGGTCTCGAGGATGGATCAGGGGCTCGGTGGAGAAGACCACGGCGCGCTGGACCACGTTGAACAGCTCCCGCACGTTGCCGGGCCAGTCGTAGCGCTCGAGATGCTCCAGCGTGGAAGGCGACAGACCCTTATGCGGCAGACCTCGCTCCGCACAAAGAGACTTCACGAAGTGCCGCGTCAAGAGCGCGATGTCGTCTCTGCGGTCCCGCAACGGCTCGAGGTGGATCCGAAGCACGTTGAGCCGGAAGTAGAGGTCGGTGCGCAGACGGCGCTCCTTCACCAGCCCCTCCAGGTCGTGATTGCTGGCCGCCAACACGTTCACGTCGGCGTGGAGGAAGCGATCATCACCGAGAGGCTTGTAGGTTCGCTCCTGGAGGAATCGCAGCAGCTTGCCCTGTGCCGAGAGTGAAAGAGCATCGACCTCGTCGAGGAACAGCGTGCCTCCTTCCGCCATGGCGATCAGTCCTCGCTGATCGCCCCGGGCATCGGTGAAGGCCCCACGCGCGTGGCCGAAGATCTCGTTCTCGATCAGGTGATCGGGCAGTGAGGCGCAGTCCACGGGAACAAATGGCTGGTCTTTCCGCGGGCCGAGTCGATGAATGGCCCGGGCGCAGAGCTCCTTGCCGGTTCCGGTCTCTCCGGTAATGAGCACGGGAACGTTGCTGCGTGCGGCGGCCGGGATGCGGCTGATCGATCGCAGGAAGCTCGGGTGCCGGCCG
It includes:
- a CDS encoding sigma-54 dependent transcriptional regulator, which gives rise to MRYNFPTVLIVGGAASDFEEAIRACLPHGSRCDRAPWPMVGGEPYGPVDLVVAITRDLPAPLGGAFARLASWLGSPVLAVVGDDESDDAKDAAIGADSRIAWPSERLALAERLSLLVSWQGPEVDTSLLHVPVSGVPELVGRHPSFLRSISRIPAAARSNVPVLITGETGTGKELCARAIHRLGPRKDQPFVPVDCASLPDHLIENEIFGHARGAFTDARGDQRGLIAMAEGGTLFLDEVDALSLSAQGKLLRFLQERTYKPLGDDRFLHADVNVLAASNHDLEGLVKERRLRTDLYFRLNVLRIHLEPLRDRRDDIALLTRHFVKSLCAERGLPHKGLSPSTLEHLERYDWPGNVRELFNVVQRAVVFSTEPLIHPRDLLMATSEEVKAPRATFREARARAIETFERSYVEELLRRNAGNVTRAAREAQKDRRAFGRLVKKYSLRITRD